A single genomic interval of Longimicrobium sp. harbors:
- a CDS encoding DUF5615 family PIN-like protein, with the protein MRFIVDAQLPRRIAGWLREAGHDAIHTLDLPEGNRTTDRAIIGLSLREQRVVVTKDADFVSGFVLQNEPERLLLISTGNITNAELQDILVPNLRAIVAAFDEARFVEISRAGVIAHE; encoded by the coding sequence ATGAGGTTCATCGTCGATGCCCAGCTGCCGCGGCGCATCGCCGGCTGGCTGCGGGAAGCTGGGCACGACGCGATCCACACGCTGGATCTTCCCGAGGGAAATCGCACCACCGATCGCGCGATCATCGGCCTGTCGCTTCGGGAGCAACGGGTGGTGGTGACCAAGGATGCAGACTTCGTCTCGGGATTCGTACTCCAGAACGAACCCGAACGCCTTCTGCTCATCTCAACGGGCAACATCACCAATGCCGAACTCCAAGACATTCTCGTCCCGAACCTGCGTGCGATCGTGGCGGCGTTCGATGAGGCGCGGTTCGTAGAGATCAGTCGCGCCGGAGTGATCGCTCACGAGTAG
- a CDS encoding DUF2399 domain-containing protein, which produces MHPDLRRDLLALLRNKHLAPLLEDLHASLARNGEPKGRVEIRSRDEADALQDLIGKWVEPGRTIGVRDIDERLREQTVFHCSLDEAIELHRGAPIPRPKEERARRIANRERAVRQCFELLPTLGVSTEAYARVVGWMHAGEPELRADATRWGDQALLEGIRAVALAFHRLPAPGAPPVYLAELANQVTGNAHGLDAGKPAHALLIRALAFTFPETAAREERGSAAWKLNLLSAAGIARDPISVRVDTFGLDGDTPYLRELRREGIDRPFTLNTLAEIGGDVRAWRNVAFVVENPTVLAALIKHVRQFVPDNHPTLICTNGNLNLADKALLDALVQRGAHLFYGGDFDAKGLEIAALVLARYPGAASPWRMTMDDYRDALRTEGGALEPGALDRAARTFPALAAEIAARGQAAHQEGLIPALTRDLSRFVLEGVTPPQSTDPPGESLRSVHRP; this is translated from the coding sequence ATGCACCCTGACCTTCGGCGCGATCTGCTCGCACTGCTGCGCAACAAGCACCTCGCGCCGCTGCTGGAGGATCTGCATGCCTCGCTCGCCCGCAACGGCGAGCCCAAGGGGCGCGTGGAGATCCGGTCGCGCGACGAAGCCGACGCGCTGCAGGACCTGATCGGAAAATGGGTGGAGCCGGGACGAACGATCGGCGTCCGCGACATCGATGAACGCCTCCGGGAGCAGACGGTCTTCCACTGCTCACTGGACGAGGCCATCGAGCTTCACCGCGGCGCGCCGATCCCGCGCCCGAAGGAGGAACGGGCACGCCGGATCGCGAACCGCGAGCGCGCGGTCCGCCAGTGCTTCGAACTGCTGCCGACGCTCGGAGTTTCGACGGAAGCCTACGCCCGTGTCGTCGGATGGATGCACGCCGGCGAACCGGAGTTGCGTGCGGACGCCACCCGCTGGGGCGACCAGGCGCTGCTGGAGGGAATCCGCGCCGTCGCACTCGCCTTCCACCGCCTTCCCGCGCCCGGCGCACCGCCCGTCTACCTGGCGGAACTGGCCAACCAGGTCACGGGAAACGCGCACGGACTGGATGCGGGCAAGCCGGCGCACGCGCTGCTCATCCGCGCGCTCGCCTTCACCTTTCCGGAGACCGCCGCCCGCGAAGAGCGCGGCTCCGCGGCGTGGAAGCTGAACCTGCTCTCCGCGGCCGGGATCGCGCGAGATCCCATCTCCGTGCGCGTGGACACCTTTGGGCTGGACGGCGACACCCCGTACCTGAGGGAGCTGCGGCGCGAGGGGATCGACCGCCCGTTCACGCTCAACACGCTGGCCGAGATCGGGGGCGACGTGCGGGCGTGGCGCAACGTGGCGTTCGTGGTGGAGAACCCGACGGTGCTGGCGGCGCTCATCAAGCACGTGCGCCAGTTTGTCCCGGACAATCATCCCACGCTCATCTGCACGAACGGCAACCTGAACCTGGCCGACAAGGCGCTGCTGGACGCACTGGTGCAGCGCGGCGCGCACCTGTTCTACGGCGGCGACTTCGACGCGAAGGGGCTGGAGATCGCGGCGCTGGTGCTGGCGCGCTACCCCGGCGCCGCCAGCCCCTGGCGCATGACCATGGATGATTACCGCGACGCGCTACGCACCGAGGGCGGCGCGCTGGAGCCCGGCGCGCTTGACCGCGCCGCGCGCACCTTCCCCGCCCTCGCCGCCGAAATCGCCGCCCGCGGCCAGGCCGCCCACCAGGAGGGCCTGATCCCCGCCCTCACCCGCGACCTCAGCCGCTTCGTGCTGGAGGGAGTCACGCCGCCGCAGTCGACCGATCCGCCGGGAGAATCGCTCCGTAGCGTACACCGACCCTGA
- a CDS encoding SbcC/MukB-like Walker B domain-containing protein, producing MATGERMQSDFFKLTGVPPRMQALLDAMHAGDPDRWLPRRLILQNYWLFEEPEIFHFGRGNLMLTGQNESGKSTVLVTAITLVLDMMLTPDRVDTMGSNDRSIRYYLIGKDDAQEGSFNWPRERTAYIALEFERGASGMHHTIGIGLRSSRDWTNQKVERWGFVMDGSHRVEEGGFHLHEKGRPLRPGELRDRLGRHGQVTDDQRTYKSAVNDALFGFQTVEDYERFLEMLHVVRTPKLGEGLNPRKVEALLKESLPPIQSDKIDAASEVFSKLDTIEEELKRLHDQLAVARELEGPQEAAVLARARQAAAAYRKASSEHADRKKKHDDLLGRLDAARAEIARQSDVRTELASERAEKGGRVSVLKEQYRASEAFDVEDRLREVRAEHGSALDAYEALRADRNRTQEAADREQEALRALEQSWTRQRARLGERLESGRDAAHRAHWPSLEQRAALAVDALGTHGIDGSGGIATDLARSSIEGEAAQRRLVLDAVGAALDAVAAATGRLDGARKASEVAGRELRHADDRFRTAGREADTARAAAVEGVTAWRHAATELLVPDDAFEAVLAGIESYRPAGRPAAVLAPLQAAHDEAQEALRTEGQELGLQRRRLQSEAEEVDARLRRLSQEADVEPERTPAQAGARRLLREHGIPHTPLFAAVDLGGSLAVDAGLAARFEAALLDAGLLDALVVPRAEAGRVRTLLDAHGLGDRWIAPVDGSVDGGGDGAAPWLVPVASSPVSPEDVAAALRALGVGGGAGVVDAEGGWRLGPLHGLAPAPAEPRVRFLGETARREERRRRIEEARRQLADLREEIGRLGGALDTVQSRERALAREWRAAHELPQLQTLHDRLLAVRREEHERERRRAAAELAAEAVETATREVQQTHAALERATDDAPWLRGRPRADVNAAAAALGEVVAVLRAIGEDVERLDELRRNYAARTRAHDAFRVQIEELAPRIAEASVRVQTLDAQIAALNEQLSRASVGREVLAAEIRDLEKRLDAIERQDREAEKSIDRNTGQIDTLTAQEPDYAGQLRSAFISLQSAESAFRERIEAYPTLEEYVRDMRGTGLSRAMQRILHDIAPETIDDEVKGAQQELNAAYARARGAFEEMSPELDGDILRFTHELGPMRLDELYRTLEEQQARNETLLEDEDRRLIEQLMLRDVVDAIRDAIRNTRHWVSDINGILGRMKLFKGGIMRLHWDVRTREATDAFDPRRLDDLLTQRGIALDEARREELLEIFRTMVADIRRRNRERELLEDYRTALLRMVDYTQWYTLTVQRKDESGRWIPLTKRLYGQGSGGRRTLDLLLPLIAAVSARLQSADRAAPRLVGFDEAFAGVDDRNAAEIYALLTELDFCWIMATEKATALGKEVRGSATYEMLTDGVTVAPTLSLWDGVRRYEFIGDELLGMETSSRGSMETEHAP from the coding sequence ATGGCGACTGGCGAACGAATGCAGTCTGACTTCTTCAAGCTGACGGGGGTGCCCCCGCGCATGCAGGCGCTGCTGGACGCCATGCATGCGGGCGACCCGGACCGGTGGCTGCCGCGCAGGCTGATCCTGCAGAACTACTGGCTGTTCGAGGAGCCGGAGATCTTCCATTTCGGGCGCGGCAACCTGATGCTCACCGGGCAGAATGAGTCCGGCAAGTCCACCGTGCTCGTCACCGCCATCACCCTGGTGCTGGACATGATGCTCACCCCCGACCGGGTGGACACCATGGGCAGCAACGACCGCAGCATCCGCTATTACCTAATCGGCAAGGACGACGCGCAGGAGGGCAGCTTCAACTGGCCCCGCGAGCGCACGGCGTACATCGCTCTGGAGTTCGAGCGCGGCGCGTCCGGCATGCATCACACCATCGGCATCGGCCTGCGCTCGTCGCGCGACTGGACCAACCAGAAGGTGGAGCGCTGGGGCTTCGTGATGGACGGAAGCCATCGCGTGGAGGAGGGCGGATTCCACCTGCACGAAAAGGGGCGCCCACTGCGCCCGGGCGAGCTGCGCGACCGGCTGGGCCGCCACGGCCAGGTGACGGATGACCAGCGCACCTACAAGTCGGCCGTGAACGATGCGCTCTTCGGCTTTCAGACCGTGGAGGACTACGAGCGCTTCCTGGAGATGCTGCACGTGGTGCGCACGCCCAAGCTGGGCGAGGGCCTCAACCCGCGTAAGGTGGAGGCGCTACTCAAGGAGTCGCTTCCGCCCATCCAGTCCGACAAGATCGACGCGGCTTCCGAGGTCTTCTCGAAGCTGGACACGATCGAGGAGGAGTTGAAGCGCCTGCACGACCAGCTGGCGGTGGCCCGCGAGCTGGAGGGCCCGCAGGAAGCCGCCGTGCTGGCCCGCGCGCGCCAAGCCGCCGCCGCATACCGCAAGGCTTCGAGCGAGCACGCGGATCGGAAGAAGAAGCACGACGACCTGCTCGGCCGGCTGGACGCCGCCCGCGCCGAGATCGCGCGGCAGAGCGACGTGCGGACGGAGCTGGCGTCCGAGCGCGCGGAGAAGGGCGGCCGGGTCTCCGTGCTCAAGGAGCAGTACCGGGCCAGCGAAGCGTTCGACGTCGAGGACCGGCTGCGCGAGGTGCGAGCGGAGCACGGGAGCGCGCTCGACGCCTACGAGGCGCTGCGGGCCGATCGCAACCGCACGCAAGAAGCCGCCGACCGCGAACAGGAGGCCCTGCGCGCGCTCGAGCAGTCGTGGACGCGGCAGCGTGCCCGCCTGGGCGAGCGGCTGGAGTCCGGCCGGGACGCGGCGCATCGCGCGCACTGGCCATCCCTGGAGCAGCGGGCTGCGCTGGCTGTCGACGCGCTGGGCACGCACGGCATCGACGGGAGCGGCGGCATCGCGACGGACCTGGCCCGCTCGTCCATCGAAGGCGAGGCGGCACAGCGTCGCCTGGTGCTCGACGCCGTGGGCGCGGCGCTCGACGCAGTGGCCGCGGCAACGGGCCGGCTGGACGGGGCGCGGAAAGCCAGCGAGGTAGCCGGGCGCGAGCTGCGGCACGCCGATGACCGCTTCCGCACGGCGGGCCGCGAGGCAGACACCGCGCGCGCCGCCGCGGTGGAGGGCGTCACCGCGTGGCGCCACGCGGCCACGGAGCTGCTCGTCCCGGACGATGCGTTCGAGGCCGTGCTGGCGGGCATCGAGTCCTATCGTCCCGCGGGGCGCCCCGCGGCCGTGCTCGCCCCCCTGCAAGCCGCGCACGACGAGGCGCAGGAAGCGCTGCGCACCGAGGGGCAGGAGCTCGGGCTGCAGCGGCGGCGCCTGCAGTCTGAGGCGGAGGAGGTGGATGCACGGCTTCGGCGGCTGTCACAGGAGGCGGACGTGGAGCCGGAGCGTACGCCCGCGCAGGCCGGCGCGCGCCGCCTGCTGCGCGAGCACGGCATCCCCCACACCCCGCTCTTCGCCGCCGTGGACCTGGGCGGATCGCTCGCGGTGGACGCGGGGCTCGCCGCGCGGTTCGAGGCGGCGCTGCTGGATGCGGGGCTGCTCGACGCGCTCGTCGTTCCGCGCGCGGAGGCGGGGCGCGTCCGGACGCTGCTGGACGCGCACGGCCTCGGCGACCGCTGGATCGCGCCGGTGGATGGGTCTGTGGACGGTGGAGGGGACGGGGCGGCACCCTGGCTGGTGCCCGTCGCATCATCCCCCGTATCGCCGGAGGATGTCGCGGCCGCACTGCGAGCGCTGGGTGTGGGCGGCGGTGCGGGAGTGGTGGATGCGGAGGGCGGATGGCGCCTGGGTCCGCTGCACGGCCTTGCGCCTGCGCCGGCGGAGCCGCGTGTCCGCTTTTTGGGCGAGACGGCGCGCCGCGAGGAGCGCCGCCGCCGCATCGAGGAAGCGCGGCGCCAGCTCGCCGATCTGCGCGAGGAGATCGGTCGGTTGGGCGGAGCGCTGGACACCGTGCAGTCGCGAGAGCGGGCGCTGGCGCGCGAGTGGCGGGCGGCGCATGAGCTTCCGCAGCTACAGACGCTGCACGATCGTTTGCTTGCCGTGCGCCGCGAGGAGCACGAGCGCGAGCGCCGCCGCGCCGCCGCCGAGCTGGCCGCGGAGGCCGTCGAGACCGCCACGCGCGAGGTACAGCAGACGCACGCGGCGCTGGAACGCGCCACCGACGACGCGCCCTGGCTGCGCGGCCGACCCCGCGCCGACGTGAACGCCGCGGCGGCGGCCCTGGGCGAAGTGGTCGCCGTCCTCCGCGCCATCGGTGAGGACGTGGAACGGCTGGACGAGCTGCGCCGCAACTACGCCGCTCGCACGCGCGCCCACGACGCGTTCCGCGTCCAGATCGAGGAGTTGGCGCCCCGTATCGCCGAGGCGAGCGTGCGCGTGCAGACGCTGGACGCGCAGATCGCCGCGCTGAACGAGCAGCTATCCCGCGCCAGCGTGGGCCGTGAAGTGCTGGCGGCAGAGATCCGCGACCTGGAAAAGCGGCTGGACGCCATCGAGCGGCAGGACCGCGAGGCCGAGAAGTCCATCGACCGGAACACGGGCCAAATCGACACCCTCACCGCCCAGGAGCCGGACTACGCCGGCCAGCTTCGGAGCGCATTCATCTCCCTCCAATCCGCCGAGTCCGCTTTCCGGGAGCGGATCGAGGCGTATCCCACGCTGGAGGAATACGTCAGGGACATGCGCGGGACCGGCCTTTCCAGGGCCATGCAGCGCATCCTGCACGACATCGCCCCCGAGACCATCGACGACGAGGTGAAGGGCGCCCAGCAGGAGCTGAACGCCGCCTATGCCCGGGCGCGGGGCGCGTTCGAGGAGATGAGCCCCGAGCTGGACGGCGACATCCTCCGCTTTACCCACGAATTGGGGCCGATGCGGCTCGACGAGCTGTATCGCACGCTCGAGGAGCAGCAAGCGCGCAACGAGACGCTGCTGGAAGACGAGGACCGCCGGCTGATCGAGCAGCTGATGCTGCGCGACGTGGTAGACGCCATCCGCGACGCCATCCGCAACACGCGCCACTGGGTGAGCGACATCAACGGCATCCTCGGGCGGATGAAGCTGTTCAAGGGCGGCATCATGCGCCTGCACTGGGACGTGCGCACCCGCGAAGCCACGGACGCATTCGACCCACGCCGCCTGGACGACCTGCTCACGCAGCGCGGCATTGCCCTGGACGAGGCGCGGCGCGAGGAACTGCTGGAGATCTTCCGCACGATGGTGGCGGACATCCGCCGCCGGAACCGCGAGCGCGAGCTGCTGGAGGACTACCGCACGGCGCTGCTGCGCATGGTGGACTACACGCAGTGGTACACGCTCACCGTGCAGCGCAAGGACGAATCCGGCCGATGGATTCCGCTCACCAAGCGGCTCTACGGTCAGGGAAGCGGCGGCCGGCGCACGCTGGACCTGCTGCTGCCGCTGATCGCGGCCGTGAGCGCGCGCCTGCAGTCCGCCGACCGCGCGGCGCCGCGCCTGGTCGGCTTCGACGAGGCCTTCGCCGGTGTCGACGACCGCAACGCGGCAGAGATCTACGCGCTGCTGACGGAGCTGGACTTCTGCTGGATCATGGCGACGGAAAAGGCCACTGCGCTGGGGAAAGAGGTGCGCGGCTCCGCCACCTACGAGATGCTCACGGACGGCGTGACCGTCGCCCCCACGCTCAGCCTGTGGGACGGCGTGCGGCGGTATGAATTCATCGGCGACGAGTTGCTGGGGATGGAAACTTCATCGCGCGGATCAATGGAGACGGAGCATGCACCCTGA
- a CDS encoding DUF433 domain-containing protein, with product MNNFLGTQTFMSSFRERITMDPAICHGKPTVRGLRYPVQMILELLSAGMTPDEVLADYEDLEREDIFAVLEYAAHLSGVKRIEPLAA from the coding sequence ATGAACAATTTCCTCGGGACCCAGACCTTCATGAGCAGCTTCCGCGAGCGGATCACGATGGATCCGGCGATCTGCCACGGCAAGCCTACTGTGCGCGGCCTGCGTTATCCCGTGCAGATGATTCTCGAGTTGCTCAGCGCGGGCATGACCCCCGATGAGGTGCTTGCTGATTACGAAGATCTGGAGCGCGAGGACATCTTTGCCGTGCTGGAGTACGCGGCGCACCTGAGCGGCGTGAAGCGCATCGAGCCGCTTGCCGCATGA